From a region of the Campylobacter showae genome:
- a CDS encoding efflux transporter outer membrane subunit: MYKILTLAAALFLAGCSFRPEIPEVDTKFESTYKFETSDIRDEWWKEFGDENLNALVASALEKNTDLRTAYLNLQKAAASLGISEADLFPSVNLNVGYTKAKSSGETYTKQPQTRYRNSEVNLGLSYEIDLWGKVRNSIESAKASLNATKLDYATARLSISSSVAKSYFALVALNMREAVLKDTLKTYEETLALRKTQLDLGGINETTYLQSKAAVESAKVSLLEVQTSLSQALTSVAILTGKSNDEILSGAVQSAKMLPKEPEVSAGVSADILLRRSDVAKAYADLNATNALIGVAKADYLPSISLTGLFGFSSVDFENIFISNANTWSIGGSLVQKIFDYGRTKNNVRIAETNEQIAAVAYEAAIKKALGEVRDALNNRKNAKLTLNQVKELLNSQEKIYKLAKDQFEEGYTGHLELLDAQRNLLSVRLQDIAANLSLIDSVVDVYKAFGGGFKAE; this comes from the coding sequence ATGTATAAAATTTTAACTTTAGCCGCGGCGCTATTTTTAGCCGGTTGCTCGTTTCGCCCCGAGATACCCGAGGTCGATACGAAATTTGAATCTACGTATAAATTTGAAACTAGCGACATCAGAGACGAGTGGTGGAAGGAATTTGGCGACGAAAATCTAAACGCCCTCGTAGCTAGCGCGCTAGAAAAAAATACCGACCTTCGCACGGCTTATTTAAATTTACAAAAAGCCGCCGCAAGCCTAGGCATCTCGGAAGCCGATCTTTTTCCTAGCGTAAATTTAAACGTCGGCTACACAAAAGCAAAAAGCAGTGGCGAAACCTACACCAAACAGCCTCAAACGCGCTACCGAAACTCTGAGGTAAATTTAGGCCTAAGCTACGAGATAGACCTGTGGGGCAAGGTGAGAAACAGCATCGAGTCGGCTAAAGCCAGCCTAAACGCGACCAAGCTCGACTATGCCACCGCGCGTCTTAGCATAAGCTCTAGCGTGGCTAAAAGCTACTTCGCGCTCGTGGCTCTAAATATGCGCGAAGCCGTGCTAAAAGATACGCTAAAAACCTACGAGGAGACGCTAGCGCTTCGCAAAACGCAGCTTGATCTAGGTGGCATAAACGAGACGACCTATCTGCAAAGCAAGGCTGCCGTCGAAAGCGCAAAAGTAAGCCTGCTAGAAGTGCAAACCTCGCTGTCTCAGGCTCTAACGTCCGTAGCGATACTAACGGGCAAATCAAACGACGAGATCCTAAGCGGCGCCGTGCAGAGCGCTAAAATGCTACCTAAAGAGCCTGAAGTGAGTGCTGGCGTGAGTGCGGACATACTACTGCGAAGGAGCGACGTAGCTAAAGCATACGCCGATCTAAACGCCACCAACGCGCTAATCGGCGTCGCAAAGGCCGACTATCTACCGTCCATATCGCTAACGGGGCTTTTTGGATTTTCTAGCGTGGATTTTGAAAATATCTTTATCAGCAACGCCAACACGTGGAGCATAGGCGGCTCTTTGGTGCAGAAAATTTTTGACTACGGCAGAACCAAAAACAACGTCCGCATAGCAGAAACAAACGAACAAATCGCGGCCGTAGCCTATGAAGCTGCGATCAAAAAGGCTCTTGGAGAAGTTAGAGACGCGCTAAACAACCGTAAAAACGCCAAACTAACGCTAAATCAAGTCAAAGAACTCCTGAACTCGCAAGAAAAAATCTATAAGCTAGCCAAGGATCAGTTTGAAGAAGGCTATACGGGGCACCTGGAGCTACTCGACGCGCAGCGCAACCTACTCTCGGTTAGACTCCAAGACATCGCGGCGAATTTGAGCCTCATCGACTCGGTCGTGGACGTTTACAAGGCATTTGGCGGCGGATTTAAAGCCGAATAA
- the purN gene encoding phosphoribosylglycinamide formyltransferase — protein MLTKKIAVLFSGGGSNLEAILENLHGKVFGETKIEVALTLTNKANAGGIAKAAKYGLQSVVTEHVNFASREEFDAAVVEEIKRANVDLTVLAGFMRILTPVFTRQIRAINLHPSLLPLFKGAHAIKESFESDMKVGGVSVHWVSEELDGGKIIAQRAFEKSAGMSLEEFEAKIHAIEHEILPETIVQILTGKE, from the coding sequence ATGCTTACGAAAAAAATAGCGGTTTTATTTAGTGGCGGCGGCTCAAATTTGGAGGCGATTTTAGAGAATCTGCACGGCAAAGTTTTTGGCGAAACCAAGATCGAGGTCGCGCTAACGCTAACAAATAAAGCTAACGCAGGCGGCATAGCAAAAGCCGCAAAATACGGCCTGCAAAGCGTCGTTACCGAGCACGTTAATTTTGCCTCGAGAGAGGAGTTTGACGCCGCGGTCGTAGAGGAAATCAAGCGCGCAAACGTCGATCTAACGGTGCTTGCTGGCTTTATGCGCATCCTTACGCCCGTTTTTACGAGGCAGATTCGCGCGATAAATTTGCACCCGTCGCTGTTGCCGCTTTTTAAGGGCGCGCACGCGATAAAAGAGAGCTTTGAGAGCGATATGAAGGTGGGCGGCGTGAGCGTGCACTGGGTGAGCGAGGAGCTAGACGGCGGCAAAATCATCGCTCAGCGCGCGTTTGAAAAGAGCGCGGGGATGAGCCTTGAGGAATTTGAAGCAAAAATCCACGCGATAGAGCATGAAATTTTACCTGAAACTATCGTGCAAATTTTGACGGGTAAAGAGTAA
- a CDS encoding NAD(P)H-hydrate dehydratase: protein MKKLFWDTAELDARAVSEFGLSTEVLMQNAANALANAVRTRFKKSSKKRRKILGVIGSGNNGADVLAALRLLQGKFDCFALLASDKQNEISKIELTRALKCGVNLISNLTEVGEFDCIIDGIFGTGLGRELDDRTINLINLLNAKPGYKLACDIPSGLDKNGLSQGSVFKADTTVTMGALKLALYSDFAKDFVGRVKVANLGLPRELYETGTSFYKLGKSDLNLPFRTKQNANKGDFGHVFVVSGEKGGAARIAGLAALTIGAGLVSVVGKNLNIEPVLMQSERITPKMRVGAVGMGLGELNEAQKNELFSELKTKDALVIDADLCHEPRTLELLNSKNVVITPHPKEFASLLELANLGKFDASEVQKNRFKLAQIFSRNFKCVLVLKGANTLIAQGGEVYVMTHGSAALAKGGSGDALSGIIAGLLAQSYDPLNAAISGTLAHALAAREIKINDYALTAADIIKGLKCLRKK from the coding sequence ATGAAAAAGCTATTTTGGGATACGGCAGAGCTCGACGCTAGAGCCGTGAGCGAGTTTGGGCTTAGCACCGAAGTTTTGATGCAAAACGCCGCTAATGCGTTAGCTAACGCTGTGCGAACCAGGTTTAAAAAATCCTCAAAAAAACGACGTAAAATTTTAGGCGTTATCGGTAGCGGAAATAACGGTGCAGACGTACTTGCTGCGCTTCGGCTTTTGCAAGGCAAATTTGATTGTTTTGCTTTGTTAGCGAGCGACAAACAAAACGAAATCTCAAAAATAGAACTAACAAGGGCGCTAAAATGCGGCGTAAATTTGATCTCAAATTTGACGGAAGTAGGCGAATTTGACTGCATCATCGATGGGATTTTCGGAACCGGACTTGGCCGCGAGTTAGACGATCGGACGATAAATTTGATAAATCTACTAAACGCAAAGCCCGGCTACAAGCTCGCCTGCGACATCCCAAGCGGACTTGATAAAAACGGTTTGTCGCAAGGATCGGTTTTTAAGGCTGACACGACCGTGACGATGGGCGCGCTAAAGCTGGCGCTTTATAGCGACTTTGCAAAGGATTTCGTCGGGCGCGTAAAGGTCGCAAATTTGGGCCTTCCCCGCGAGCTGTACGAGACGGGGACGAGCTTTTATAAACTCGGTAAGAGCGATTTAAATTTGCCCTTTCGCACTAAGCAAAACGCTAACAAGGGCGACTTTGGCCACGTGTTTGTCGTTAGCGGCGAAAAGGGCGGAGCGGCGCGTATAGCGGGACTTGCCGCGCTAACTATCGGTGCGGGACTTGTTAGCGTCGTGGGGAAAAATTTAAATATTGAACCCGTTTTAATGCAAAGCGAGCGCATAACGCCCAAAATGCGAGTCGGAGCCGTCGGCATGGGGCTTGGCGAGCTTAACGAGGCGCAAAAGAATGAGCTTTTTAGCGAGCTAAAAACAAAAGACGCGCTCGTTATCGATGCCGATCTTTGCCACGAGCCGCGCACGCTTGAGCTTTTAAATAGCAAAAACGTCGTGATAACGCCGCATCCAAAGGAGTTTGCGAGTTTGCTAGAGCTTGCAAATCTTGGCAAATTTGACGCTAGCGAAGTGCAAAAAAATCGCTTCAAACTCGCTCAAATTTTTAGCAGAAATTTTAAATGTGTGCTTGTGTTAAAGGGCGCAAATACGCTAATCGCGCAAGGCGGCGAGGTTTACGTCATGACGCACGGTAGCGCCGCACTCGCAAAAGGCGGTAGCGGAGACGCGCTAAGCGGTATCATCGCGGGGCTACTGGCGCAGAGTTACGACCCGCTAAATGCCGCGATCAGCGGGACGCTGGCTCACGCGTTAGCCGCCCGCGAAATCAAAATCAACGACTACGCGCTCACAGCCGCGGACATCATCAAAGGACTCAAATGCTTACGAAAAAAATAG
- a CDS encoding YifB family Mg chelatase-like AAA ATPase — MKALKCATYNDELRLVDVESSFNRGLPSFNIVGLAGASIKESAERVKSALLSLNFSFPAQKIIINLSPSDMPKSGSHFDLPIALLIALQKERDFEPIFVFGELGLDGGVKSTASLFSILLFLSAKAPGSRVLIPQEIAQKAGAIPNLEIYAVSNLAEAIKFFLEPEFAASRKVGAVHPLFSNLIKIGEKSFVKNQNFELNFSDVKGQSRAKRACLVAACGMHNVIFEGSPGCGKSMSAKRLRYILPPQSLDEILLSCAYSSLNQQESEFSALRTFRSPHHTSTRSSIFGGGSSSARIGEVGLANGGILFFDELPHFAPQILESLREPLEDYKINISRVNSKVTYETKFMFVAAMNPCPCGNLLSKNLECKCSEFEIKRYKSRISAPVLDRIDLHVQMDEVAASDKSDVTSESMQDTVLRVFEAQISRSQSELNGKLSDEEIAKFCICDDEASGVLDNATQRFSLSRRAINKTLKVARTIADIEGSRIIKKPHILEALSYRVKQEGA, encoded by the coding sequence ATGAAAGCCCTAAAATGCGCCACTTATAATGACGAATTACGGCTTGTGGACGTCGAGTCCAGCTTTAACCGCGGTTTGCCCTCATTTAATATCGTGGGTCTTGCGGGTGCCTCGATAAAAGAGAGCGCCGAGCGCGTAAAATCGGCGCTTTTGTCGTTAAATTTCTCCTTCCCTGCGCAAAAAATCATCATAAATTTATCCCCATCCGATATGCCAAAATCAGGCAGTCACTTTGATCTGCCTATCGCGCTTTTAATAGCCTTGCAAAAAGAGCGCGACTTTGAGCCTATTTTTGTATTCGGCGAGCTTGGGCTTGACGGCGGCGTCAAAAGCACGGCGAGCCTGTTTTCTATCCTGCTTTTTTTGAGCGCGAAAGCGCCCGGCTCTCGCGTGCTGATCCCGCAAGAGATAGCGCAAAAAGCCGGCGCGATACCGAATTTAGAAATTTACGCCGTTTCAAATTTAGCCGAGGCGATCAAATTTTTTCTCGAGCCAGAGTTTGCCGCCTCGCGCAAGGTCGGCGCCGTTCATCCGCTTTTTTCAAATTTAATCAAAATCGGCGAAAAAAGCTTCGTAAAAAACCAAAATTTCGAGCTAAATTTTAGCGACGTAAAAGGCCAAAGCAGAGCAAAAAGAGCCTGCCTGGTGGCTGCTTGCGGTATGCACAACGTTATCTTTGAGGGCAGCCCCGGATGCGGCAAGAGCATGAGCGCCAAGCGCCTGCGCTACATTTTGCCGCCGCAAAGCTTGGATGAGATTTTGCTCAGCTGCGCTTATAGCTCGCTAAATCAGCAGGAGAGCGAATTTTCCGCCCTTCGCACCTTTCGTTCGCCTCATCACACGAGCACGCGCAGCTCTATTTTTGGCGGCGGATCGAGCTCGGCTAGGATCGGCGAGGTTGGGCTGGCTAACGGCGGGATACTATTTTTCGACGAGCTTCCGCACTTTGCGCCGCAAATTTTAGAGAGTCTGCGCGAGCCGCTGGAGGATTATAAAATCAACATCTCGCGCGTAAATTCAAAGGTCACGTATGAGACCAAATTTATGTTCGTAGCCGCGATGAACCCGTGCCCTTGCGGCAATCTGCTTTCTAAAAATCTAGAGTGTAAATGCTCGGAGTTTGAGATCAAACGCTATAAATCGCGCATCTCGGCGCCCGTGCTAGACCGCATCGACCTTCACGTACAGATGGACGAGGTGGCCGCAAGCGACAAAAGCGACGTCACGAGCGAATCTATGCAAGATACCGTGCTACGCGTCTTTGAGGCGCAAATCTCGCGCTCTCAAAGCGAGCTAAACGGCAAGCTTAGCGACGAAGAGATTGCTAAATTTTGCATTTGCGACGACGAGGCGAGCGGCGTGCTAGATAATGCAACGCAGAGGTTTTCGCTCAGCCGCCGCGCTATCAATAAAACCCTAAAAGTCGCTCGCACGATCGCCGACATCGAGGGCTCGCGCATCATCAAAAAACCACATATTTTGGAGGCTTTGAGCTACCGAGTGAAGCAGGAGGGCGCATGA
- the def gene encoding peptide deformylase, whose protein sequence is MILEILTYPNKKLFVKSLEVKVFDENLHKFLDDMYETMIAKNGIGLAAIQTGEAKRILIINLVDEESKEQRKEDLLEIINPKILRKEGEIIYQEGCLSVPGYYEDVKRAEFITLEYQDRFGERQELEADGLLSVAIQHEMDHLDGHLFIERIGYNKRKKFDKEYKKQKNA, encoded by the coding sequence ATGATACTAGAAATCCTAACCTATCCGAACAAAAAACTCTTCGTCAAATCGCTTGAAGTGAAAGTTTTTGACGAAAATTTGCATAAATTTTTAGACGATATGTATGAGACCATGATCGCTAAAAACGGCATCGGACTAGCTGCTATCCAGACGGGCGAGGCTAAGCGAATTTTGATCATAAATTTAGTCGACGAAGAGAGCAAAGAGCAGCGCAAAGAGGATCTGCTAGAAATCATAAATCCCAAAATTTTACGTAAAGAGGGCGAGATAATCTATCAAGAAGGCTGTTTGAGCGTACCTGGATACTACGAGGACGTAAAAAGAGCCGAGTTTATAACGCTAGAGTATCAAGATCGCTTCGGCGAGCGCCAAGAGCTCGAGGCTGACGGGCTTTTGTCGGTCGCGATCCAGCACGAGATGGATCATCTCGACGGGCACCTTTTTATCGAGCGTATCGGCTACAACAAACGCAAAAAATTTGACAAAGAGTATAAAAAGCAAAAAAACGCATGA
- a CDS encoding GGDEF domain-containing protein — MIKLDNKKSENVAANNASTQKVGAKAKKDEFNIYGFSEAIIKELTEENIPSIPKNYTVFFEKMLEKQSDDFKKKVGEIIKIEDEIGKLEDDRQINIEREVKNSFMQIKSMLQAVALIYKNLGVLKTIIKKRSESLDPNVNLITIQSVFNSFNEDLSKLNSLMDKHVEVIKTSYEEISKVFKLVEEQSIYDEKFDVYNRKFFLKTLGIESENIKKYDYKSSVMLLKPKDSALDGIGSKGKLAVLKNISRMLLRTSRRSDILSHYGGGCFAMLMKHTDISGAQKACKRITDMFYDTSFMLNGEKYEFDMEVVTFDLNMTKTIEEMLSLALDSLVNTGRDGEHFFVLEDKTEK; from the coding sequence TTGATAAAGTTAGACAACAAAAAAAGCGAAAACGTAGCGGCAAATAACGCGTCTACTCAAAAAGTAGGCGCAAAAGCTAAAAAGGACGAGTTTAACATTTACGGTTTTTCCGAGGCGATCATAAAAGAACTAACCGAGGAAAATATCCCATCGATCCCGAAAAACTACACCGTTTTTTTTGAAAAGATGCTTGAAAAGCAGTCTGACGACTTTAAGAAAAAAGTCGGCGAGATCATAAAGATCGAAGACGAGATCGGCAAACTCGAGGACGATAGACAAATCAATATCGAGCGCGAGGTCAAAAATAGCTTTATGCAGATAAAAAGCATGCTACAGGCCGTTGCGCTCATATATAAAAATTTGGGAGTTTTAAAAACTATTATTAAAAAACGCTCGGAAAGCCTAGATCCAAATGTAAATTTAATCACGATCCAAAGCGTTTTTAACTCCTTTAACGAAGACTTAAGCAAACTAAATTCGCTAATGGATAAACATGTAGAAGTTATTAAAACGAGCTACGAAGAGATTAGTAAGGTTTTTAAGCTGGTTGAAGAACAGTCTATATATGATGAAAAATTTGACGTATATAATAGAAAATTTTTCCTCAAGACGCTCGGTATCGAGTCTGAAAATATAAAAAAATACGACTATAAATCCTCCGTAATGTTGCTAAAACCAAAGGATAGCGCGCTGGACGGTATCGGATCAAAAGGCAAGTTGGCCGTTTTAAAAAATATCTCTCGCATGTTGCTTCGTACATCGAGGCGCAGCGATATCTTGTCGCATTACGGTGGCGGATGTTTTGCTATGCTGATGAAGCATACCGACATAAGCGGTGCACAAAAAGCCTGCAAGCGTATAACAGATATGTTTTACGACACCTCTTTCATGCTAAATGGAGAGAAATACGAGTTTGATATGGAAGTAGTCACTTTTGATCTAAACATGACAAAAACTATCGAGGAGATGCTATCCTTGGCGCTTGATTCGCTTGTAAACACCGGCAGAGACGGCGAACACTTTTTTGTACTAGAGGACAAGACTGAAAAATGA
- the clpP gene encoding ATP-dependent Clp endopeptidase proteolytic subunit ClpP produces MSYYIPYVIERTSKGERSYDIYSRLLKDRIIMLSGEIEDGMASAVVAQMLFLEAEDPDKDIYLYINSPGGVITSGFSIYDTMNYIKPDVCTICIGQAASMGAFLLSCGAQGKRYALPNSRIMIHQPLGGARGQATDIEIQAKEILRMKEILNAILAKNTGQKLAKIQKDTDRDFFMSSAEAKEYGLIDKVLEKSFK; encoded by the coding sequence ATGAGCTACTACATCCCCTACGTCATCGAGCGCACGAGCAAGGGCGAGAGAAGCTACGACATCTACTCGCGCCTGCTAAAGGACCGCATAATAATGCTTAGCGGCGAGATCGAGGACGGCATGGCGTCTGCGGTCGTGGCTCAGATGTTGTTTTTAGAGGCTGAAGATCCGGATAAGGACATATATCTATATATAAACAGTCCGGGCGGCGTGATAACGAGCGGATTTAGCATTTACGATACGATGAACTACATCAAGCCCGACGTCTGCACGATCTGCATCGGTCAGGCAGCGTCTATGGGCGCGTTTTTGCTTAGTTGCGGCGCGCAGGGCAAGCGTTATGCGTTGCCAAACTCGCGCATCATGATCCACCAGCCTTTAGGCGGCGCGCGCGGACAGGCGACGGATATAGAGATCCAGGCGAAGGAAATCTTGCGTATGAAAGAGATTTTAAACGCGATCCTAGCTAAAAATACGGGTCAAAAACTAGCTAAAATCCAAAAAGATACCGACAGGGACTTTTTCATGAGCTCTGCAGAAGCCAAAGAATACGGGCTTATAGATAAAGTTTTGGAGAAAAGCTTTAAGTAA
- the tig gene encoding trigger factor encodes MQIKTKAIDAVNASLSAKIPSADVQSKLENAAKKAAKNMKIDGFRAGKVPVNVVLKRYEKELTADAEQDALKDVIDAGLKELNRKFEEVIGEPIVTKFDRGENEIDAEIELSFKPVINIDGYEELIESVSTPRVTKKEIDERKNEILKMMAPLEKVEKEALEKGDFAKFDFEGFVDGAAFEGGKAENYLLEIGSGQFIPGFEDGMIGLKVGEERDVKVKFPAEYGAAHLAGKDATFKVKLHEIQGKKVPEEIDEETLKRIMPGEEKVSVELFEERLKEQIKAEKHAKNVNEELKPKFADAIVAKFNFDVPKNIVEQEMDMQFRGAWSSFTPEQMAKFREDKDALTKQRETYRDDAVKSVKLTFIIDELARRRDIKVSDQELIQAVYFEAYRSGVDPKQHLENYKNQGILPAIKMSMIEEKLFNEMFALKSDKKEKKAE; translated from the coding sequence ATGCAAATCAAAACCAAGGCGATCGACGCCGTAAACGCTTCGCTAAGTGCGAAAATACCGAGCGCGGACGTACAATCCAAACTCGAAAACGCTGCTAAAAAAGCTGCGAAAAATATGAAAATAGACGGATTTAGAGCGGGCAAAGTGCCTGTAAACGTAGTTCTAAAACGTTACGAAAAAGAGCTAACCGCCGATGCCGAGCAAGACGCGCTAAAAGACGTCATAGACGCTGGACTAAAAGAGCTAAATAGAAAATTTGAAGAGGTTATCGGCGAGCCGATCGTGACTAAATTTGATAGAGGCGAAAACGAGATAGACGCGGAGATCGAGCTATCGTTTAAACCGGTTATAAACATCGACGGCTACGAGGAGTTGATAGAAAGCGTCAGCACTCCGCGCGTAACTAAAAAAGAGATCGACGAGAGAAAAAACGAAATTTTAAAAATGATGGCTCCGCTAGAAAAAGTGGAAAAAGAGGCGCTTGAAAAGGGAGATTTTGCTAAATTTGACTTCGAGGGCTTCGTAGACGGCGCTGCGTTTGAGGGCGGCAAAGCCGAAAACTACCTGCTAGAAATCGGCTCAGGTCAGTTTATACCGGGCTTTGAGGACGGCATGATCGGGCTAAAAGTCGGTGAAGAGCGTGACGTGAAGGTTAAATTCCCGGCCGAGTACGGCGCTGCACACCTTGCGGGCAAAGACGCGACGTTTAAAGTAAAGCTACACGAAATCCAAGGCAAAAAAGTGCCTGAAGAGATCGACGAAGAGACGCTAAAACGCATCATGCCGGGCGAGGAAAAGGTAAGCGTCGAGCTATTTGAAGAGAGACTAAAAGAGCAGATCAAAGCCGAGAAGCACGCTAAAAACGTAAACGAGGAGCTAAAGCCTAAATTTGCTGACGCGATCGTGGCTAAATTTAACTTCGACGTGCCGAAAAACATCGTAGAGCAAGAGATGGATATGCAGTTCCGCGGTGCTTGGAGCAGCTTTACGCCTGAGCAGATGGCTAAATTTAGAGAGGATAAAGACGCTCTAACTAAACAGCGCGAGACATACCGCGACGACGCCGTAAAAAGCGTGAAGCTGACGTTTATAATAGACGAGCTAGCGCGCCGCAGAGATATCAAAGTAAGCGATCAAGAGCTGATCCAGGCGGTGTATTTTGAAGCGTATCGCTCGGGCGTAGATCCGAAACAGCACCTTGAAAACTATAAAAATCAAGGAATTTTACCTGCGATCAAAATGTCGATGATCGAGGAGAAGCTATTTAACGAGATGTTTGCGCTAAAGAGCGATAAGAAAGAGAAAAAGGCGGAGTAA
- the folE gene encoding GTP cyclohydrolase I FolE, with amino-acid sequence MQENLKNENLKKEKFESCVEQMLNLVGEDPHREGLVKTPERVFKAYEFLTSGYSQDPKVVLNDALFDSSNNEMVLVRDIEFYSLCEHHLLPFFGRVHVAYIPNHKVVGLSKIPRMVNIFARRLQIQEQLTEQIAEAVQDVIKPKGVGVVIEARHMCVEMRGVGKINSTTTTSALRGCFLKSSETRREFFSLINSHKEVRF; translated from the coding sequence ATGCAAGAAAATTTAAAAAATGAGAATTTAAAAAAAGAAAAGTTTGAAAGCTGCGTCGAGCAGATGCTAAATTTAGTCGGCGAAGACCCGCACAGAGAGGGGCTGGTTAAAACTCCCGAGCGCGTTTTTAAAGCTTATGAGTTTTTAACGAGCGGCTACTCGCAAGACCCCAAAGTCGTGCTAAACGACGCGCTGTTTGATAGCTCAAATAACGAAATGGTACTCGTGCGCGATATCGAATTTTACAGCCTTTGCGAGCATCATTTGTTGCCGTTTTTCGGGCGCGTGCACGTGGCCTACATCCCAAATCACAAGGTCGTAGGCCTTAGCAAAATCCCGCGTATGGTAAATATCTTCGCTCGCCGCCTGCAAATCCAAGAGCAGCTCACCGAGCAGATCGCCGAAGCCGTGCAAGACGTCATCAAGCCAAAAGGCGTGGGCGTCGTCATCGAGGCGCGCCACATGTGCGTTGAGATGCGAGGCGTGGGCAAGATCAACTCGACCACGACCACGTCGGCACTGCGAGGTTGCTTTTTAAAGAGTAGCGAGACTAGACGTGAGTTTTTCTCCCTTATAAATTCGCACAAAGAAGTGAGATTTTAG
- the fliI gene encoding flagellar protein export ATPase FliI, which produces MNLDSLKSKLGANLSLSSVFGVIERISATTIEISGLRPSIGDIVQICAKDKSKSGLAMVTEVRQNTALISPFGFVEGYKIGDFVYQSDQGMKIPVGDALLGRVVDPFMNPKDGKGAIAATEYAPIMRAPIDAMKRGLIDEIFSVGVKSIDGLLTCGKGQKLGIFAGSGVGKSTLMGMIVKNSQAPIKVVALIGERGREVPEFIEKNLRGDLSGTVVIVATSDDSPLMRKYGAFCAMSVAEYFKNQGKDVLFIMDSVTRFAMAQREIGLALGEPPTSKGYPPSVLTLLPQLMERAGKEEGKGSITAFFTVLVDGDDMSDPIADQSRSILDGHIVLSREMTDFGIYPPINILNSASRVMSDIATKEHRANAAKLKRLYSLLKENEVLLRIGAYQKGSDKELDLAISKKEFIDNFLKQDAEEGFSFEQTQELLSGIN; this is translated from the coding sequence GTGAATTTAGATAGCTTAAAATCAAAACTGGGGGCAAATTTATCTCTTTCTAGCGTCTTTGGCGTGATCGAGCGAATTTCTGCTACGACGATAGAGATCTCGGGACTGCGCCCTAGCATCGGAGATATCGTGCAAATTTGCGCTAAAGACAAGAGCAAAAGCGGGCTAGCGATGGTGACCGAGGTGCGGCAAAATACCGCGCTCATCTCGCCCTTTGGCTTCGTAGAGGGCTACAAAATCGGCGACTTCGTCTATCAAAGCGACCAAGGCATGAAAATCCCCGTGGGCGACGCTCTTTTGGGCCGAGTGGTGGATCCTTTTATGAACCCAAAAGACGGCAAAGGCGCGATCGCCGCAACCGAGTACGCACCGATAATGCGCGCTCCGATCGATGCTATGAAGCGCGGGCTGATAGATGAAATTTTTAGCGTCGGGGTTAAAAGCATCGACGGGCTGCTAACCTGCGGTAAAGGCCAAAAACTAGGCATTTTCGCGGGTTCTGGCGTAGGTAAAAGCACGCTCATGGGCATGATCGTAAAAAACTCGCAAGCTCCGATCAAGGTAGTCGCCCTCATCGGCGAGCGCGGCCGCGAGGTGCCGGAGTTTATAGAGAAAAATTTACGCGGCGATCTAAGCGGAACCGTCGTCATCGTAGCCACTAGCGACGATAGCCCGCTGATGCGAAAATACGGCGCCTTTTGCGCGATGAGCGTGGCAGAATACTTCAAAAACCAAGGCAAAGACGTACTTTTTATCATGGATAGCGTGACGAGGTTTGCCATGGCGCAGCGAGAGATCGGGCTGGCGTTAGGCGAACCGCCGACGTCCAAGGGCTACCCGCCATCCGTACTCACGCTACTACCTCAGCTGATGGAGCGCGCTGGCAAAGAGGAAGGCAAGGGCAGCATAACGGCCTTTTTTACCGTGCTTGTAGACGGCGACGATATGAGCGATCCGATAGCCGACCAGAGTCGCTCGATCCTAGACGGCCACATCGTGCTTAGCCGCGAGATGACGGACTTTGGTATCTACCCGCCTATAAACATCCTAAACTCCGCCTCGCGCGTAATGAGCGACATCGCGACCAAAGAGCACAGGGCAAACGCCGCCAAGCTAAAGCGCCTCTACTCGCTCCTCAAAGAAAACGAAGTGTTGCTACGCATCGGCGCGTATCAAAAAGGCAGCGACAAAGAGCTAGACCTTGCCATCTCGAAAAAAGAATTTATAGATAACTTCCTAAAACAAGACGCCGAAGAGGGCTTTAGCTTCGAGCAGACGCAGGAGCTATTAAGCGGGATAAATTAG